A window of Castanea sativa cultivar Marrone di Chiusa Pesio chromosome 1, ASM4071231v1 contains these coding sequences:
- the LOC142620388 gene encoding uncharacterized protein LOC142620388, giving the protein MASNSTTNTQSKTAHSMPSSSAVMADESANNPFFLPANENPGIILTSQPLTDPENYMSWARSVILALSATNKFNFVNESSPKLDPSSPLFNSWSGCNTIVLSWLTNSLSMDLKASVVYINNAKDLWIDLKDRLSQGNTPRLVKLQREISHLSQGSLSMSSYFTKFKTLWNEFADYQAFTICTCACTCGSKSSQLDAQHKEHVFCFLMGLNDSYGNIIGQILLLEPFPSFSKVCSLILQEEKRRNIGKGFNMIHSGEAVAMCVNNSKGFHGHQGHNHGGKKG; this is encoded by the coding sequence ATGGCCTCCAATTCCACAACCAATACACAATCTAAAACTGCACACTCAATGCCTTCTTCAAGTGCAGTTATGGCAGATGAATCTGCAAATAATCCTTTCTTTCTTCCAGCGAATGAGAATCCTGGTATCATTCTCACTTCGCAACCACTCACTGATCCAGAGAATTATATGAGTTGGGCAAGATCTGTGATCTTGGCTTTGAGTGCCACAAACaagtttaattttgtgaatGAATCAAGTCCTAAGCTTGATCCATCTTCTCCATTGTTTAATTCTTGGAGTGGGTGCAATACTATAGTGCTTTCATGGTTAACAAATTCACTTAGCATGGATTTGAAGGCAAGTGTCGTGTACATCAACAATGCAAAAGATTTGTGGATTGATCTTAAGGACAGGCTATCTCAAGGCAACACTCCAAGGCTTGTTAAGCTTCAAAGGGAGATATCTCATCTTTCACAAGGTTCACTCTCGATGAGTTCTTATTTCACAAAATTTAAGACTTTGTGGAATGAATTTGCCGATTACCAGGCTTTCACAATTTGTACTTGTGCTTGTACTTGTGGATCTAAGTCTTCTCAACTTGATGCTCAGCATAAGGAgcatgtattttgttttttgatgggattgaaTGACAGTTATGGAAATATAATTGGTCAGATTTTGTTGCTTGAGCCTTTTCCCTCTTTTAGCAAAGTGTGTTCTCtgattttgcaagaagagaaaagaaggaatATTGGTAAAGGTTTTAACATGATTCACTCAGGAGAAGCTGTTGCTATGTGTGTGAATAATAGCAAAGGTTTTCATGGCCATCAAGGTCATAATCATGGTGGAAAAAAGGGGTAA